The Accipiter gentilis chromosome Z, bAccGen1.1, whole genome shotgun sequence DNA window CTCTTGAAGACACAGTTGTGAGATCTCAGCCTAAACTCTCAAGCAacataaagaataaaatattcatctGATTGAACAAGAAGACTACCTAAAATGTGTAAGAATGAAGGCATCTGTGCTAGAGCAATGCCTTTATATTACTGGGGCTTCACAAGGAAGAATTTGATCCTTTTGACTATTTGtaagcaatatattttttcttcagttgctaGTAGATAGCAAAATATGTTAAAACCAATTTTCTAAATGtctttgaaagttttctttccaaTTGATTTGTCTTTGACAGAAAGTATTATTGCTACTTACTGTACCTTCAAGCAAATATAGtcagtgattattattttttcttacagattcAAACATGCAACATACTTCTAAAAAGTAAGGTCTCaagtttggagtttttttgtatACAAGCTTGGACTGTggaaataggtttttttccttcatagtaTCCTTTCAGTTTGTGTGCTTTTCCAAAGCCTAAGGAAGAAGAATTTAATCTCAAAAATTAGCAAACAGATTTTTTGGTATGTAAATTAAATTTCTGTAAGACTCACAATCTATCTATTGCTTATGACTATGtatgaaaaaatgtattaattatgACTATGCATGAAAAATGCTTCTTTAATGATTATGACTATGTATGACAAATGCTTATTCCTTAGAAATACAACACCTCCTACTGAACTCATAAATGTGCTTTATTTTCGATATGTTAtcaaatggatattttttttctcttgctgtgacTAGCCTAAACTTTCTACTATTCAAAAATCCTGGCTTTCCAACACATATGTAGCTGGAGGCAAGCACTCTAACATTTCACAACAAACGATAAACTCAGCATACtgaaaaatatatacaaagaTTTTCCTTTACTATAATATAAATACAGCCACATGCTTACTACACTCCACAGCATTGCTTGAATGGTATTGTTATATTGAGAATGATTTTATCTCACCAATAAACTACGAACAAGGTTCTAGTTCTTTCCCGGTGCTTTCTTCATTTCAACAACCAAAATGCCATCATGGCAGAAAAGCGCAGACAAGTCTTTGTTCTCCACTCCATGAGGTAATTTGTACTGCCTGGTAAAGCTTCTGGATACGAAACCGTGTTCATCCATCCTGGGTCCGTGCTGAGCTTTGATCAGGAGCCAGCCTTCAAAAGTCTGAATAATGATATCTTCAGGGCGGAACTGCACGACGTCCAGCAAGACCTGAAAGCGTGTGTTGTCCTCCTCCTGGCCACTCTTCCCGGCCCCAGACGTACTTTCTGTGATACACCTTCTGTTGCTCAGTGCAGCCATAGAAGGGCCCGGCAAAGCGTATAAAGAGTGGTCCAGTTTGTGTGCTTCCAGCTCTTGGACAGCAAACTGCTCTTGATAGCGTACCGGAGTTTCCACCCAGTGTCTTATAACAGCTTCTGCCATTGctgaagcagaaagacaagttgCTGCTCAGGTTGCTTTGGGGAAGCTGCAGAGTCAGAGCAAACTCTTCCCAATCATATGCCTTATCCTCAGGCTAGTTTAGTGGTTGATGTCGCCTTTCACTTTTAGCACAGGCAGACCTTAACATTTAATAGGGCGTGCTGTGCTCCAGTGCCAGGAGACTTGTTTCATCTTTTATCCACTAACAATAGAGCACTATTTATAGTTCTGGGGTCTTGAGTGGCTTCAACACATGCACAGTTTTCATGCATAAGtagtaaaagcaaaattttaatgcACCTCATTATTGCCATATTGTGCTGTTTGACATTGAGAATGTTTCTTTGATTTGAATGGAAGCTTAATAATTCTGTTTTTCCAAGGGATACAGGGCAATAGATGCAAACTCTGTACTTCTTCTAACTGAAATTCAAAGTTACTGAGGGAAGGGATTTAATTAGCTTGACAGAAGAAACGAAGCAGATTTCAGATTAGGTAAACTGTAAAATTATCAAGTGCATTGGATGTTGTTGCAGAAGTTGTGCATGGTTACGGGCATGGTTAACCATGTCATTGGCGGGAGGAGGGAATTTGCCTGCCCAAAGAGGGGGTGCCTGAAGGGCTGAGTCTGCAGTCTTCATGACCTACAAACAGCAGCGTGTCAGGGAGTCAAGACTCAAGTGTGCAGGGAGAACTGCAGTGAAAGCTCATGTTTCACAGCCTCCAGGAGAGGGCAGTTACTTTTCCCCAGCAAAGCAGTAAAGACAGCTCCAAATCCTTAATGCTATCACATTGTCCCAGTAACCTTCATCTTCTGGAGCTTAACAGCTTTAATCTATGATCCCATCTACTGCATATGTCTGGGGAGCAGGACTGATGACCTCAAAGGCTCTCTGTGGTGTAATCTTGCTACTCTGTGATCTCAGGGCAAATAATGCCTACAACAACATCTATGAGGAAAGTGCAGTGAAAAGGGAAAAGCATTTCCAAATTTTAGTATGTTTGCCAGAAACATAAAGCAGAATGCACTATGGTGATGGTGAAACTGatggtgaaaactgtttcttTCCCTCCATTGCACTAATGCTAGAAATAATCAAACGAGAGACTTTTATCCCTTCTTGTTTGGTTATTGTTGTTCAGAGCTCTGACTCTCTCTTGCCCTTAGATCTTCCATTACCATAAAAATGGCAAGTCAGTTAATATGGGATCTTTGGTTAATGGAGTCACGAAGAAAGAGGAAGCTGAATTTTGATAGCTATCAGAAATGAACTTCTGTATTGAGTCGATAGCAGAGCACAATTACTGGACAAATCTATAATTAAAGTTCTAAGGTTGCTATTTGATTTTAGAGTCATGAAGGCTGCATCACAAGGTAAGGAGACTTTCAAAGGTAGCTGAAGGGTTCAAGATAACTTACACTAATGGCCAACCATTTAATTGAATATTGTGGGAAAGGAGAGTTATGCTACTTTATTTAACTATTGGCTCATCTCCTGTCAAACTGTCCTCCAgaaatcatttaaaaatgcaattccGAATGTATGGCTTGCTAAAATAGTGATAAAAATAACCTGGAGCGTTGCCTGTTGTCTGTTCAGCAGCTGTTTTCTGTTCTGCTAGCCAATGATTCATCTGATGAGGAAACTTTAACCCTGAAGTGAAGCAGTATGCCTGGTTGGTTGTGATAGTATGCTTTCAGAGATTGCTGAAAGTTATTACTGTCCCTACTGAATTCTGTGATGATAGCCTGACTTTACTTCAATTTTGCACTTCATTAATAAATGTACTGTGCAGGAATACcgcattcttttattttttatttaattattcccATCTTCTCTGGAAAAAGGTAAACTTGCCTGTACTTacactttaaatgaaaacagaagtcacCAACTCAGTGCAGCTCACTGTGGGACAGCTGCATCTATTCCCAGAAACAGTTGCGTTAATCTTTCAAATGTCTATGTTAAGCATACCTGGAACTGTCCGTCTGGTCTAATTAGCACAAAAGATGCTTTGAACACCCTTTAAATTCATGTCATAAGCAAAGCTCTACAGAAGTTTATAGGATCCCTTTCTACTCTGCAGGACAGGGAATCGGGAAGATTTTGGTAAGGAAGCCATGTAGCCTCTTTCTGCTCTCCCATCCTGCTCTCTCCTCAGACCCAGTCCCCTCTTCTCTCTGCCACCTAAAGGATCAGGAATTAGCACCATCTTTCCTACATATGTCTTCGTTGCTGACACAGAGAATATGTCAGTTGGAAAAAGAAATCACCCTTGAAATGCAAACATACCAGcaacttcaaatatatttttggGCTTTCAAATTTAAATATGGATGTGGTGCTGCAATGCTGAGGAACTTTTGATGCTTATGGTGCTACACTCTTCAAATATCTATAGGTCACTTCAGTCGAGAAATGCATTTTAACAACAATTGATTACTGAGGCAATTTTAAACATTCTGAGCAGATCCGGCAGGAGCAGCATCGATGTCCTTAATTGCCAGCTCAATGCTTCgagttttctttcctgttcttttttctttatgtgcgTGTGCGTGCAAAGGCCTCGCCCCACGCTGCATGGTGGGCAGGAAACCACCAGTTGCTGTGGGAAGTATTGCAGAGCGGTTCTTTTCAAAACTGAAGCCAGGCAATTAGTTATGGTGGCCTTGCAGTCCTCAGCCCACGCTCTCTTTGGCTGACCGCACATATTTACGGTCTCCGTATCTCCCGCGGATTCCCGAAGGACAGGGATGGGATCCATTGGCAGCTTGGCACAGCTGGCGGGGAGAACCCGGGTGCCCGCGCAAAGGGGTCACCCCGCCATCTTGTGGACACACCGCCATCTTGTGGTGAGACGGGAAAACAGCTGCGAGATGGGAACCGCGCGGGGCCTGCTGCCTGCTGGTGCCAGTCATCACCATCAGTCTGCGAAATACTTGTGCGGGAAGGCAAATTAAAGGAGgacacctcccccaccccccaggatTTCAACATACAACGGGCTATTTTCAGGGTAATATAAGCTTAATTCtcggtgttggttttttttttttttttgggggggggggtgggggggcgagaTTAAGTATTTGATTCATGTTGAACTCGtggaaaatacagaaagcagGCATCCTGGTAAAGCTGTATTGTAAATTGCAAAAATGTAAGGTGCACAAACTCATGAGAATAACACATTTTTTGGATGCATATCTTAAAGAAGTACAGGTGCATCCTGCTTGACACAACTTTAAAATAATAGATTGCCTTGTTGCAATTCTCTGCCTGCTTGATTCCCCAAAGAGAAGTGTTTCAACTACCATTGAAATTCAGTAACTGCTGAAAGGGCAAAAAAGTGAAAAGGCTGGCAGAATGAAGTGAACAAGAACACTTCTAGCAAAAGCTAATAGGCTAAATTCAAATGAGAGCCTTGTAATTATCCAAATGAATTTAGGCAGAGCACTGCAATTACTTTTACCAAAGCACCCAAGGATGCCACTCATGATCTATTTCACATGTCATTCAAAAGAGATGCTGTCACTTCAGACTTGGCAATATGCAAAAAATGTAAGGAAGAGTAGGACTTCAGGGATTTTACTAGTACTGGCTCTGTTATACCCAATATGGGAGTTTAAGCTTTGTGGTGATGCCatgaaaagccaaaatcaggactcAATAGTCAGAAGACTATTAAGCAGGTATACTTTATggcagtgctgggcacacaggggatttCTCCTCCTATTGTGTGCACCTGGTCAGGCATAAAAACTGCATACTTTATATACAGTTCTATATACATATTAATCTGATTTCTGGGAACTCATCatcatatgtaaatgtcctttgcGCAGGCATACTCAAGGTCTctgggtctctggtggtcttcatgaatcctctggtggtcttcagtagtcttcctcacttgttcGCTGTTTGACCCTTCTCGGATGATGCTGCACAGGGCaatcttctgcatgtttgatacatcttatcctaaagagTGCTTATTAGTGCTTCTTTTATCTATGCTTACAGTTTGATGTAATCCAGATGGATACTTCAAAGGTAAGTTATCGGAGAGAGCTAAAGTCTTAatcttcttcagaaactgcaagaCCATCGAAAAGCAATTTCTCCtacattttgcaacatacagaatTTTTATCTACCACCTGTTAGCAAATAATCAGGGAAAGAAATAGCAAGGCCATTGTATTCAGAAAAACATCTTTGCATCAGTAGTTATATGGAAGACCTAgatagtaaaataaaatgtatgtgaGCATGGAACATGGGGTGACACTTAGGGAAGCTAGATGGTAAAGAGCTATTTTCCACATGGTATTTAGTATATTTTTGTTGAGTGAGAAAATTATTGTCTCCTACTTGTGTTGCTTTTGAGTCCATTGCTACTTAGAGCTATGAGTTGTCCTTTTAGGTGGATTGTTAGATTTGGATATATATAAGCTCTGAAGGAGTAAAAAATGTAATCACGGCTACTGCAAGTGTCTAATCAGCAGATACcaggtgttttgttttcaagaattATCAAGtgattcttttttattaatgtcTCATTCCAATCACATGATATTTATATTGGTCAGTGAATGACAACATAACCCTTTCTGCAGCAAGACTTCATGCTGTGTTACAAAATTTCTTGCAAGTTGTAAAGGCTTTGCTGTTACACAGCCAGCTTAACTGAAGGAAAGCTTCAGTCCATGGGTCGTGTCCTTCAAAACCTGGAAAAGGCTGGATCTGCCCAACCTCTTGGAAAATCTCTCCAGGGTACTGATGCTTGCTTGTAACTGCAAACTCGATCTCCTGATTTTAGGGGCCTCTTAAGAAGCGGAAAACTAATCTCAGCTTTTGCTGACTATTTGCTCATTTGTTAGGAAACTGTGTAAGAAATATGAGTAACCATGGAAAGGACTATCATTTGGGCATGCTACATCCACTATTACAAGAGGGTTTTTTGACATGTTGAGATGATAGAAGGGCAGAtgaaggatgaggatgaggatgagggaTGACAGGaccacagcagctgctgttgGTGCAACATCTTTACAGAATAGTGAAGGAATAAAAATGCAGCTTGtataataatgattttaaaactCCAAGTTACTATAAAAGTTACTTTAAAGTGATGTCATGGAACTCTTTACAAGTATTTGCTTTGTTATTCACATGGCTTGTTTTCTAAAAATTTTCATGTCAGTTACGGGCAAATGCAGCTATGCCTCACAAATTCTTGAGGAACTCCTATAAAAGGCAAACTGTAGTATATTATTTAGAGTGATAATAATCTGTTCACTTCTTGCACACAGAACAGTAGAGAGGAAATGAACAATTAAAAGAGAATAATGTGCTTAAGGGCTTGGAAGCTCTGTTTTGCCACTGAAAGGCAGGATCTAATGCACTCTTGCTGTAGAAACAGTCTTATTTTTCACCAGTTAAAAATTAACTAGTGTTCCAAGAAGAATGCCTGTTCTCaggtttcctcctcctctgcctcactGAAGTCTTGACTTGAGACTTGATAGGAATAACTCAAGGCACTTGAGTGCAGTAGGACTGGTGGTTTTATTCTGGATGTGTTTAAACTTCATAGCAAGTGCTTACTTGCTTATGTAGGATGTGAAACTCCTATTCCATGGTTCAGATCTTCAGGTTTGCATGTTTTGAGGTTGACCACTTTAGTAAAAATAATAGAAGTACTGAAAATCTCACCTATGAAGTTCTGGgagcagaaatatttctgctgtttaaaatTAGGTACTCCCTAAGGCTTCTAGGGGTAACTGCTGGAAAATCTAGCATGTAATTTACACATAAAACATGCTAACCTGTAATTAGCACAAACATTTTGATTAGTTTTTCCTAAGAACAAAGTTAAGACTGAAGTTAAATAGCTAGAATGAATTGAAGACCTATGGTGTACTGATGCTCTGGATATGTTTGTCAAAATAATTACTTGCCAGAAAATAATTGAACTTACTAAATTAATTCTGAGATTTAAAATTTTCACTGTGTTGAAGTGTTGGAAGGGACTAAAGGTATAACTGAACAGACTTTGTTGCTCATATACCATGAAAATATTGTATTATGACATGAGTGCCAGAGTCAAAACTGCATTATAGAATACATATTTCCATGTACTTAGGAAATTTTAGAGCTGCAGGCAATACTTTCTGAGTATTTGCTAGCAATGAGATATCACTTGAATGGCCCTTGATATGAAGGTGGCTTGTGGCTTTAGCTGAAGTTTGCAACTTCGCCACTGAATGCTAAATGAAGCCACTGATTTAAGGCATCCTGCATTGCTGCATCCTGCATCCTTTGTGACTGTGTCTAGTAGGCACAGCTGGAATCAGTGAGATTCTTCTTTAACATCAAGAATCCATGAACATTTCTCCAAATAACATGAAagtcactgtcatggtttaaaccccagccagcaactaagcacccccCGCCTttacccagtaggatgggggagaaaattgggaaaagaagtaaaactcatgggttgagataagaacggtttaatagaacagaaaagaagaaactaataatgataatgataccactaataaaatgacaacagtagtaataaaaggattggaatgtataaatgatgcgcagtgcaattgctcaccacctgccgatcgacacccagctagtgtCCCCCGttctccccccccagtttatacactagatgtggtgtcacacggtatggaatagcccgttgagcagtttgggtcagctgccctggctctgttctgtgccagcttcttgtgcccctccagctttcttgctggctaggcatgagaagctgaaaaatccttgactttagagtaaacactacttagcaacaactgcaaacatcagtgttatcaacattctttgcatactgaactcaaaacatagcaccataccagctactaggaagaaaattaactctatcccagctgaaactaggacagtcaCCCACCACCATGCATCACCAAGGTGGGTAAGTTCCCTAGAGTCAAGCAAAGAATCCCTATTCACTCAGTCCAAACCTCGTTAAGACTGAGAGTCAACACATTGGTCTAGAAGGTGGCCAGCTACTGATTCCAGGGTAGAAGCACCTCATCTGGAAAGTACTTAAAGAGCAGCTGCTGTGATTTGTGAAGGATTTACAGGTTTGCTATGGTTGGTGAACAGTTCCTTTCTGGAGTGACATAAATGTGCTGTTCAATGTCAATGTACCTTGGGAATTAACTTTTATGATGAACATCTTTAACTGATAAGGAGCAGCTGGAGACTGAGTGGGTCAAGTAATGAGAGTGGAAGGCTTGCCCCAAAATCTCAAGTTTAGAGTGACTGATAGGGGATTGATAGTGACCTAGTGCTACTGTCCTCATATGCTGACTTAGTGGATAATGAGAAATTTGTTGGTAGCCATGTCTCCATTCTATGGGCCACCTATTTGTACCACAAGGCCAGTGTCTCACCCAGGTTTCCAGTCTTAGAAGGAAAGACAATAATTAATTGGCAAATACACAGCCTGTCCTTGCCTGTCCACATGGTGAAAGCCAACCAAAATCTGGCTCCTACATCAGaatgggttttttccttcagtgttggAATTAGAACAATAATCTCATACTGTCTTAATTTCCTGACTTTGGCGATGCCAGGAAGGCTGCAGAGGTTGTAAAATCTGAtgttagaaatcttttttttttttttgagatagatAGAGTTTTCAGTTAAATCTGAGGACCTTAATCTTATATATAAACCACATAATCCTTTTATCTTCATTGAAGTTGCACGTGGTGTCTATCAGTGTAGAATTTACATCCTTAATTTTAACATTATCATCCATACTAGTTCTGAAATTACATGTTCTTTCATAGTACGGGTTCAGCTCAGAAGACAGCACTTGGCCAGACTTTTCTTTAAGATTACAGATTAAGTTTACTGTGAATCTGGATTTACAAGGCTTAGACAGTTATGATAACCCACAGACATGAGTAATGAGTGGTTTAATGAAGTGTTAGGCCTGAAAttgaaaacttttttctcttttctcttatttGAGCTTCTGTTCATGCATGTTGtatttgaaaaatctgaaaacatgttttctggcctgctttgtgTGCTTGCCTATAGGCAAAGAATCCGTgccacataggaaaaaaataacgggagacttgcttttcttcttaaagaagtCATTGTATCATATAACATACTGGCAGAATCTCACTCAGTCTTTACCATATCTTATAAGCAATGATCTCTGTACATGTAAACATAACATAGGACCAGATACTGGGTTAGTATGTAAGGTAGCACTTTCTTTCAATTACTACAATAATTTCCTCCCAACAAATATTTATCAGTACAGCTATTTTTATAATAAAGTAGAGCAGAATTGCTGTGTGAAATCTATTGCTTGTCTGTTGTTCTACTGAAGGTCAGAAGATCCTTAATTAAACTTTATGTGCTAAAGTTTATGTTTAGATAGCATGTTgtgcaagaaataaaatatttgtagtgAGATCATGAGAGAGCAATGATGTTTATAAAGGCAGATTTAATTCCCATGTTAtagaaactgttttattttcacagtaaagctctttttttccatattaatCTTTGCTGTACCAAGAAGGTAAATTAGGTCTGTGCAGGCTAATAGGATAGTTCTGTAGTCATATTTGTaacactggactttttaaagtgATTACTTACTCTTGGAGAGAAGTTCTAAAACATGATTCAGATCTTTACTGGGCATTTTAAGTGTGTTAGCTATTCCCTATAGATTGTAGTGTTCTTTGGGGCCAGTCAAAGCTACTTACAGATGGCCAAAGAGCATGGACTCTGTTATTTATAAAGAGAGGTGGGGCTTCTTTGTGCTAGAGGTGAACAAAGCCACAGGAAGATCATTCAGAAAAGTTAACCATAAGTAGAACCACAAACCACAGAGGGGGCTTTGACATGTAGTCAAAGGAGTTAGTGCTGTTGGCATTTTGTATCAATTCAAAATATATTCAGTTATATGGAAAATGATGGATGGATAAAGAAGTTAGAAGCAGAGAATGAGAGTGAAAGACAAAATGGATAGAGAGAAATGTTCTAAAACCAAGGAGATTTGATTACTAGTGTAATCGTTCTCATTCAGCAAAATATACTGAGCGATAGTAGCCAAAGGCAGCTGGATGTTGGATAACAAGTGACTGTCTGTCCAGTTCGCCAGCTCCCTACTCACACTGCTATTCCCATAGCATTCAGTAAGGCTATCAGAGAAGTAAAGGCTGCAGGATTAAACTTTATTCTAGCAACAatctcagagagaaaaaaacaccagacAGTTTCAGATGGACTCCATGCTGTCTCACTGCTATTCATTTTCTATCACTGCTGGAATTTTGCTGTGGAAACAAATAGAAAGGAAACAATAACAGGATTAAGAACAAGGACAGACTATTAAATCACATACCAGTGGTTAACAGCGtatgacatttttttccactggtgcAATGTTAGATTTTTTGGGgcaatggttttgctttttttatgtaCAACATTTTAGGGTTAAGCACATGACCCAACTGAGGAGGGGATACTTTCTAGTTCCTCCCTACTTTGATACAGTTTGTATGTTATTTTGGATTTAGTTGTCCCACCTGAATCTGTGTATTTTGGAGAGACATCCCTTTTCTGCTCAGGAACAATAATTAGGGCCTCAGCTGCCAAAGCATGTTTCATTCTTCCTGggtacagggagccatagagagCAGTTAGCCATCAGTGAGCAAACAACAGTAATGAACTCTTCTATGAACTGTAATTCTGGGAGGGCTAATGCGCATAGACTGCACAGCAATAGAGATTTGGGACCAACATACAAACAACTGGTAATTCTGTAATCCTGGGTCTAGTCTAGCACCGTAGAAAAGCAGCATCCTCTGAGGTTTGGTACTTAAATAGTGCAAGAGGACTCTGCTTATTTGAGAGATCAAATTCAGTTTCCTGTTCTTAATTCACTTGTTCCCAGAGTTAACAAAGCATTCTGACAATACTATAAAAAGACACTGGACTATTCTGCAAGCTGGAAAAGTTTTTTTTAGTTATTCTACTGCTGCAGTTCTACACTCTGATAATGTAAAAActcaaaattaatatttcttctcAGTAGCTGTTCAATATCTTTAATCTTTGAAGTCACTTTGCATGCTTTgataataatttaatttcctgatCTAAAATGTCCAGCACTATTGTCACATATTTTAGGCTTACTTTCATCCATATCCAAGTGTGAAGTAAGCATTTAGATAGCTAGATAATGTGGTAACAAAAGATGCTTGCTACATACCAATTACATATCAGATGCATGACCATGTGCAAAATTCAGCCCCATTTGAACATGGGCTTCCAAAACCCCATAGGTTCCAAAACCCCATAGGGGTTTCCAAAATGCAGTTGCTACAGTCACTTGTCTTCAACAGCTTGTTAGCCTTAACGTCCACATTTCATAGGTGTGGGTGAGTTCATTGACGGTTATCTTTCTGCCTATAAATTTGCTGCCATAGGAGGCTGGTGCATGTCGCCTATGccttttgtacaaaataatatgGAGGTAATTGCCTGCGTTTACAGAATGACTGGACTGCTCCCTTGTGATACCAGATACAACCCCCTGCAGATACCACCTGCAGATGTGGGAAGAAGGTCTAGCAGAAGTACCTGGCTCCACTAGCCCACGCTTTGTTCGACTACAGCAGGTCTGGACCTGGTCTGCAGCAGTGTTAGGCACTCAGAGCTGTACTTCCAGATCATACTAAAAGTGGTCTGGCTGGGATGCTACTTGATGCTAAATATTGCAGAATCCTGTGTGTCTTATATTAGGTAACCCAAATCAATAGGTACTCTGAGCTTTAACTTTCTGTGCCTCATTCCTGCTTCTGAAAGAAAGTAGTAATAATATTCTCTCATCTTAAAGGATTGTTGTGAAAGTGAACTAATTAATATCTGTGAAGCACTTAGATAGTATCAAGATGTGTGCCAAAGCAATGAATAATTCTGTCCTCAGACAGGATTTGACGAGTAGTGAGTAAATAATACATAGGGCCACACAGAGCAGTAataacagtaaagaaaaaggaaaattgaatACTGACTAAGAGAGTAGTCAAGTGGAAAATAGACATTAGAGTTATATAATTGGACAGCACGTCATCATAGACAGGCAGATGCACACCGGATTAAAGCTGCACAGGAAATCTGAAATCTAGCATATTCTTCCTAAGTG harbors:
- the HSPB3 gene encoding LOW QUALITY PROTEIN: heat shock protein beta-3 (The sequence of the model RefSeq protein was modified relative to this genomic sequence to represent the inferred CDS: deleted 1 base in 1 codon; substituted 2 bases at 2 genomic stop codons), which encodes MLRSACAKSERRHQPLNXPEDKAYDWEEFALTLQLPQSTXAATCLSASAMAEAVIRHWVETPVRYQEQFAVQELEAHKLDHSLYALPGPSMAALSNRRCITESTSGAGKSGQEEDNTRFQVLLDVVQFRPEDIIIQTFEGWLLIKAQHGPRMDEHGFVSRSFTRQYKLPHGVENKDLSALFCHDGILVVEMKKAPGKN